In the Thermodesulfovibrionales bacterium genome, GCAGGATCGCGATCATGGCCGACCTCTCCGGCCCGAAGATGCGCATCGGCAAAATCGATCCCGAGCCCGTCGAGCTCAGGCAGGGCGAACCGTTCACCCTTACCACAGACGATATCATCGGAGACAAGAATCGTGTCTCCGTCTCCTTCCGAGGTCTTCCCGGGGCGGTTAAGCCCGGATACACGCTCTTTCTGAATGACGGCTATATTCAACTCGAGGTTGCCGCGATAAAAGGGAATGATGTGTTCTGCACGGTGAGGGTCGGCGGGGAACTCCGCTCCCGAAAGGGCCTGAACCTTCCGGACATCAACCTCGGCATCAGCGCATTCACGGAGCGCGACCATGAGTGTCTGAGGTTCGCCCTCGAAAACGGCGTGGATGCGGTGAGCCAGTCTTTTGTTGAGGGACCCACCGATATAGAGGCGGTGCGGAAGGCCGCTTCAGACCTCGGGCATCATCCCTTCATCATCGCAAAGATCGAACGGTCAAATGCCCTCGAACACATCGACGAGATTATCAAAGTTGCGGACGGCATCATGATCGCCCGCGGCGACCTCGGCGTTGAAGTGCCGATCGAACAGATCGCGCTTGTGCAGAAGCGGCTCATGCGTCTTGCGAAGATGCATGCGAAACCGGTCATCACGGCAACGCAGATGCTCGAGTCGATGACGGATAACCGCAGGCCTACGAGGGCCGAGGCCACGGACGTATCGAACGCCATCCTCGACGGCACTGACTGCGTCATGCTTTCGGGGGAGTCCGCAATGGGCAAGTATCCTGTGGACGCCGTCGCGATGCTCGCAAAGATCGCGGCTGCCGTCGAGCCCCACCGTCCGGCTACGAGCGTGAGAGAGCTGTTTCAGGGAGTCGATCTTACGGGAAGACTCCGTCCCGCTCATCTCATCGCACTGAGTGTTGAGGCGAGCCTTGAGTATATGTTGCCCGCGGCGGTCTTCGTGCCGACCCGCAGCGGAGCCACCGCAAGGCGGATCGGCGGATTTCGACTGCCCGCATGGATTATCGCGGTCAGCTCGCAGGAGGCGACATGCCAGGCGCTCCAGTTTTCACAAGGCGTGTATCCTATACATGAGCCTGTTTACCCCGATGATTGGAATGCTTACACAAGAGTCCTGTTGAGAGAATACGACCTCAAGGGGGATTTCGCGATTCTCACGGAAGGCCCTTCCCTGAAACACCCGCAGATGAACCACCGGATGGAGATTATCGAGCTGCATGCGCCGGACAATGGGGGCATGCAGGACCCGCGTGGATAACGAGACTGTAGTAAAGTCTGAGCATAGTATCACATGAATATCTTAACGACACCTGGGATGGAATGGTGTGTAGGCTGCAATTCCTGTTCTCTCGCCTATGTCCGCATTACGAAATAATCTGAGACGGGTGGCATGCCTGAAGGTGCTTCAGCAGGCATTCAATTGAAGAGATCGAGGAGGAAAAACGCATGGCCGTGAAAGAGACGGGAAAGAAAAAATCACAGTTGGTAAGCCTTGCGGACGAGGAGAAGGTGAAAGAGGTTCTCGTGAGCACGGTACTCAATCTCTGGGAGGTCGTGAATAATCTCACCCGCCTTCGTCCGTCAAGGAAGGAGCGCTACCGGGTGACGATCTTCGGATCTGCGCGGGTCCTGAAAGACTCATGGGTCTTCGGCGAAGTCAAGCGTCTTGCGCGGACGCTAAGCGATATGGACTGCGACATCGTGACGGGCGGCGGTCCGGGATTAATGCAGGCGGCCAATGAAGGCGCTGCCGGGGCCCGAAAGGGCGGCCGAAGCCATTCCTGGGGTGTGCGCGTTGACCTGCCTTTCGAACAGGACGTCAATCCCTTTGTTGAGCAGGCATTCGAACATCGCACGTTCTTCACCCGGCTGCACCAGTTTGTGATCATGTCGGATGCGTTTGTTGTTGTGCCCGGCGGTATCGGCACTGCGCTCGAGACACTGATGATCTGGCAGCTTCTTCAGGTCAGGCATCTTGACGACAAAACCCCGTTCATCCTGATAGGGAAAATGTATACCGACCTTGTGGGATGGGCGAGTGAACATATGCTGAACCCCCAATTCCCGCTGGCGAATCCAGAAGACATGAAGATACCTGTCTGTGTGAACACCGCGGATGAGGCGATCGCTGTCATACGCAAGCACCATTCTGCATGGAGGAAAAAACAGCTGCGCTCGCAGAAACAGTGAGATTGAGACAGTGCTCGCCGGAGACATCGGCGTACCTGTGATTACGGCCTCACCTCGTTTTGTTTCCAGCAGGACTCGACACAAAGGGGCCCTGATACCCTCTTTGCACACCTTGCTTTTTCAGTGGACATTTGGTCCTGAAGAAGGCAAGAGGGCAGAGTAAATAGACCCGACTGATGCGATGGGGCTGCATGACAGGCGCTTGACCCCAGCCAATTTCGTCCGATATCTTTTTCATGAAGCCCGTTCGACAGGTCTTCTGAGTCCGTTCATTCTTCGAAGCCTTTCTTGATTTATCAGGGATTAGTGCGTAAAATATCATGCGGAAAAGAAGTGCCCTGGCTCGAATAACACCGGAGAAGAAAGGACTGTTTCGTGTCCCCGATTCATGGCTTAAGGAGAGATAATCGAGGGTCACGCAGAAATGACGCGAGGAGGAAGAAATTGGAGTATCGAGTAAAGAAGGCGATATTTCCCGCCGCAGGTCTCGGCACGCGATTCTTGCCGGCGACGAAGGCGTCCCCGAAGGAGATGCTTCCGATCGTGGACAAGCCGATGATCCAATATGCCGTCGAGGAGGCGATTTCCTGCGGCATAGAGGATATCATCATCATCACGGGGAAGAATAAGCGCGCCATTGAAGACCATTTCGACTCTGCCTACGAACTCGAAGAAAAGCTGAGGACTACCGGAAAGAAGAAGCTCCTCGATGAGATAAACAAGCTGAGCGATGTCAATTTCGCATACATCAGACAGCGGGCGGCACTCGGCCTCGGTCATGCGATACTCTGCGCAAGACCGTTCGTGAAGGACGAGCCCTTCGCGGTCATTCTCAGCGATGATATTATCGACCCTGATTATCACCTCCTGGAGGAGATGATCAAGGTTTCTCAGGAGGTTGACTGTCCCGTGATAGCGCTCGAGGAGGTGCCGGATTCGGAGGTCTCGCGATATGGCATCATTGCCGGTGTGCAGGAGGGAGATGTTTACAGGATTACGAGTCTCGTCGAGAAACCGAAGAGAGAAGAGGCGCCCTCGAACCTTGCGATAATCGGGAGGTATATCCTCACCCCGGACCTGTTCAGGATTCTCGGAAAACAGAGACCCGGCGCAGGCGGCGAGATACAACTCACTGATGCCCTACGGGAATTGTTGAAGAAGCGCACTCTTTACGGCTATCCCATCAAGGGCAGGAGATACGACGCTGGGGATAAACTCGGATTCCTGAAGGCTACGGTAGATCTGGCGTTGAAGAATCCCGAGGTAGCTGAACCCTTTAAGGCTTACATCCGTGATGCAGGGGGAAGGCTGTCGTCGGCGAAAAACAGAGAGAAACGTTTTCGAGCAACTCGTAAAGGGTAGGGGGCTGCGGCTTTCCTCCCCTTTTTCCGGTTTTCTGTGATGAACGGTGAATATGTCTATTAAGAGTGTCGTCTATTTTGAGGCCGAGACGGGTTATCAGCCGTTTATCGACCTGTACGAAACAGAGGAGGACCTCGTCATCGAGATCGAACTCCCCGGGATAAACCCCGAGGACGTGCTCATAAAGGTCTATGGCGATGTTGTCATCATTGAAGGCGTGAAGAGAGAAAAACGCGCAGAGAAGAAGGTCAACTATATCTGCATGGAAAGAAAATTTGCGAGCTTCCGGCGGATACTGAAGATACCGACGCCTGTCAACACGATGGCGGGAAAGGCGTTATACCGCGAGGGCGTCGTAACGCTGAGGTTCCCGAAGCTTAAGGACCGGGTTGTCAAGATCAAGATAGAAACGTAAAAAAAAAGGGTTCCCGGTTTACACGCGACTTCGGGGACTGAGGTGAGGGATATGGCTGAGATCGAACAGAAAGACGAGAAAGAAGTAGAGATTCCCGATACACTGCCGGTTCTTCCCGTGAGAGACATCGTGGTCTTCCCGTACATGATTCTGCCGCTCTTCGTCGGCAGGGAGATGTCGATTAAGGCTATTGACCAGGCATTGAGCACGAACAGAATGGTTTTGCTCGTCACCCAGCGTGACCTCAATGTCGAGAATCCGACTCCTGAGGAACTCTATTCGATAGGTACCGTCGGGATCATCATGAGGATGCTGAAGTT is a window encoding:
- the pyk gene encoding pyruvate kinase; this translates as MRLSANKTKIMCTIGPTSESREVMEQMMQAGMNVARLNFSHGDFAAHKKVIENLRAASLTVGRRIAIMADLSGPKMRIGKIDPEPVELRQGEPFTLTTDDIIGDKNRVSVSFRGLPGAVKPGYTLFLNDGYIQLEVAAIKGNDVFCTVRVGGELRSRKGLNLPDINLGISAFTERDHECLRFALENGVDAVSQSFVEGPTDIEAVRKAASDLGHHPFIIAKIERSNALEHIDEIIKVADGIMIARGDLGVEVPIEQIALVQKRLMRLAKMHAKPVITATQMLESMTDNRRPTRAEATDVSNAILDGTDCVMLSGESAMGKYPVDAVAMLAKIAAAVEPHRPATSVRELFQGVDLTGRLRPAHLIALSVEASLEYMLPAAVFVPTRSGATARRIGGFRLPAWIIAVSSQEATCQALQFSQGVYPIHEPVYPDDWNAYTRVLLREYDLKGDFAILTEGPSLKHPQMNHRMEIIELHAPDNGGMQDPRG
- a CDS encoding LOG family protein, which codes for MAVKETGKKKSQLVSLADEEKVKEVLVSTVLNLWEVVNNLTRLRPSRKERYRVTIFGSARVLKDSWVFGEVKRLARTLSDMDCDIVTGGGPGLMQAANEGAAGARKGGRSHSWGVRVDLPFEQDVNPFVEQAFEHRTFFTRLHQFVIMSDAFVVVPGGIGTALETLMIWQLLQVRHLDDKTPFILIGKMYTDLVGWASEHMLNPQFPLANPEDMKIPVCVNTADEAIAVIRKHHSAWRKKQLRSQKQ
- the galU gene encoding UTP--glucose-1-phosphate uridylyltransferase GalU; its protein translation is MEYRVKKAIFPAAGLGTRFLPATKASPKEMLPIVDKPMIQYAVEEAISCGIEDIIIITGKNKRAIEDHFDSAYELEEKLRTTGKKKLLDEINKLSDVNFAYIRQRAALGLGHAILCARPFVKDEPFAVILSDDIIDPDYHLLEEMIKVSQEVDCPVIALEEVPDSEVSRYGIIAGVQEGDVYRITSLVEKPKREEAPSNLAIIGRYILTPDLFRILGKQRPGAGGEIQLTDALRELLKKRTLYGYPIKGRRYDAGDKLGFLKATVDLALKNPEVAEPFKAYIRDAGGRLSSAKNREKRFRATRKG
- a CDS encoding Hsp20/alpha crystallin family protein, producing the protein MSIKSVVYFEAETGYQPFIDLYETEEDLVIEIELPGINPEDVLIKVYGDVVIIEGVKREKRAEKKVNYICMERKFASFRRILKIPTPVNTMAGKALYREGVVTLRFPKLKDRVVKIKIET